Proteins encoded in a region of the Ornithodoros turicata isolate Travis chromosome 3, ASM3712646v1, whole genome shotgun sequence genome:
- the LOC135389474 gene encoding uncharacterized protein LOC135389474 — protein MSHILVKWVTAEAWDVYPTRFMTDVATATQIMSDPSIVETLVGRTYQVAWKTGEPPADAYLVAAGEEKKLERKRNRLASRASAHNTTQHSSCCTHLDQLKEAEKENSRLKRKLEEQQDLYDLQKTVRTLKRVIRDLKGVGETTVSELNMVDIGHGVAVSKATLTRLEETYKDSACKFARSLMRVVFTDEEMINKSLFGKQANSHKEREVKPALDSRRVNAVLGMFAFYLGL, from the exons ATGAGCCACATCTTGGTCAAATGGGTAACAGCCGAGGCCTGGGATGTCTACCCGACACGGTTCATGACCGACGTAGCTACTGCGACACAAATAATGTCTGACCCGTCAATTGTAGAGACGCTGGTAGGGCGAACATATCAGGTGGCATGGAAAACGGGAGAGCCGCCAGCGGATGCCTATTTGGTGGCTGCAG gagaggaaaagaaacttgAGCGGAAAAGAAACCGTCTGGCGTCGCGCGCTTCGGCACATAACACGACACAG CACAGTAGTTGCTGTACGCACTTGGATCAGCTGAAGGAAGCCGAAAAAGAGAACAGTCGCCTTAAGCGGAAGCTTGAAGAGCAGCAGGACCTGTATG ACTTGCAAAAGACCGTGCGGACActaaaacgtgtcattcgggattTGAAAGGCGTGGGGGAGACCACGGTGTCTGAATTGAACATG GTAGACATCGGACATGGAGTCGCTGTCTCTAAGGCCACACTCACAAGGCTCGAGGAGACGTACAAGGACTCGGCGTGCAAGTTTGCCAGGTCACTCATGAGGGTAGTCTTCACAGATGAAGAAATGATAAATAAGTCATTGTTTGGGAAGCAGGCAAACAGCCACAAAGAGAGGGAAGTCAAGCCTGCGCTGGACAGCAGGCGCGTGAACGCAGTCCTCGGTATGTTTGCTTTCTATTTGGGGTTGTGA